One genomic region from Vigna radiata var. radiata cultivar VC1973A unplaced genomic scaffold, Vradiata_ver6 scaffold_464, whole genome shotgun sequence encodes:
- the LOC106755217 gene encoding peroxisomal 2,4-dienoyl-CoA reductase, which produces MESPFKAGILKGKVALITGGASGIGFEISTQFGKHGASVALMGRRKQVLHSAVSVLQSLAIPAVGFEGDVRKQEDAERVVESTFKHFGRIDILVNAAAGNFLVSAEDLSPNGFRTVLDIDSVGTFTMCREALKYLKKGGEGRSNSSGGGSIINISATLHYTASWYQIHVSAAKAAVDATTRNLALEWGTDYDIRVNGIAPGPISDTPGMSKLAPDEISSKARDYMPLYKLGEKWDIAMTALFLASDAGKFINGDTVIVDGGLWLSRPRHLAKEAVKQVSRSVEKRSRNAPVGVPKSKL; this is translated from the exons ATGGAATCGCCGTTCAAAGCAGGGATTCTGAAAGGGAAGGTGGCTCTGATAACAGGAGGAGCCTCTGGAATCGGCTTCGAAATTTCGACGCAATTCGGCAAACATGGAGCCTCCGTCGCGCTCATGGGTCGCCGAAAGCAAGTTCTTCACTCCGCTGTCTCCGTTCTCCAATCCCTCGCCATTCCC GCGGTTGGGTTTGAGGGGGACGTACGGAAGCAAGAGGATGCAGAGAGGGTGGTGGAATCGACGTTTAAGCATTTTGGAAGGATTGATATACTTGTGAATGCTGCGGCTGGGAACTTCCTTGTGTCGGCAGAGGATCTCTCCCCCAATGGCTTTCGCACAG TTTTGGACATTGATTCTGTTGGCACGTTCACAATGTGCCGTGAAGCACTAAAATATCTCAAGAAAGGCGGAGAAGGAAGGAGCAACTCTTCCGGTGGGGGATCAATAATAAACATCAGTGCCACCTTGCATTACACAGCTTCTTGGTACCAAATTCACGTGTCTGCTGCAAAG GCAGCTGTTGATGCCACTACAAGAAACTTGGCACTAGAATGGGGAACAGACTATGACATTAGAGTCAATGGAATTGCTCCAGGTCCAATAAGTGACACTCCTGGCATGAGTAAACTAGCTCCCGACGAAATAAGTAGCAAAGCCAGAGACTATATGCCACTTTATAAACTTGGGGAGAAATGGGATATAGCCATGACTGCACTTTTCCTAGCGTCAGATGCAG GAAAATTCATCAATGGAGACACTGTGATAGTTGACGGAGGACTTTGGCTGAGCCGGCCTCGTCATTTAGCAAAAGAGGCTGTGAAGCAAGTATCTCGATCTGTAGAAAAGAGATCAAGAAATGCACCAGTTGGTGTTCCAAAAAGCAAGCTCTGA